TTTTTATTAGCGTTTATTTCTTCCAGTAGCAAGGTTGTGGCTGTTTGTCCCATTTCATGACTGGGCTGAGCGACAGAGGTGAGGGGCGGAGCAATGATTGAGGCTATCAGCCAGTCGCTGAAACCAGCGATTGCTAAATCCTCGGGTATTTTTAATCCAGCATCACGGGCTGTAACCAGGGCCCCCAGCGCCACCATATCGGTAACAGCAAAAATAGCATCAGCCGGGTTGTCGGAAGAAATAACCTGATGACAGAATCTTTGGCCCTCTTCAAAAGATATATCTTCACAGGCAAAGACCAGTGATTCATCATAAGGGATACCATAGTCTGCGAGCGCCTGTTTATACCCTTCAAACCGGTTAAAGGATGTATAGGCAATCAGGGGCCCCCGAAAGTGTGCGATCCGCTTACAGCCCTGGAGGATCATGTGCTCGACGGTAGTATAAGCACCCATAAAATCATCGACGACGACTTTGGAAGCATCTTTAAATTCCTCGATTGGCACCTTGTCAAAAAATACCACCGGGATGCCCAGGTCTTTAAATTCTGTAAAATGATCAAAGGATTTAGTTTCATGAGCGATAGATACCAGCACCCCGTCAACTCTGCTTGTAAGGAGGGCCTGCGCATCTGCGACTTCTTTTTCAAAGGATTCGTTGGATTGGCAGATCATTACACGGTATCCCTCCTGATAAGCGATGTCCATGATTCCATTTATGACAGAGGAAAAAAAATGACTGACAATATCCGGGATAATCACGCCGATAATTTTTGATTCCCGTTTACGGAGGCCGGCAGCGAGTGTATTGGGCCGGTAGTGAAGTTTTTCGGCAAGTGCAATAACTTTTTGTTTGGTCTCATTAGAGATGTCGGGATAATCTTTCAGTGCACGGGAAACTGTCGCGGTACTGATTCCTAATTCTTTTGCGAGGTCTGCGAGTGTGATTTGCCGTTTTTGCATAAATTTTTTCAAGTAGCCTGAGATCAAAGATGAATTTGCGTTTTTTTTTCAGAAAAAGATAAGATTTTTCTTTAACGAAAAGGATTACGTAATCGATTTCGGCAAATTCATTGTAAACAACAGGTTGTGATATGCTTGATTCGTATATAAAAAATCGCAATCTTTAAAATCTAAAACTCAAACAATATCAGTTCGCGAAAGTTTTATTGTTGTTTTTGACTACTACACTCAACCCTTAACGATTAAAAAAATTTGGCTGAAAGACTACCAAACTACTTAGAAGCGTATCTCTTCCCCTCCTCAGAGATTTTGTCTCCGTACACATCCGATTTCTGCTTTTGCTCTTCAGAAGATGAGTCGGGGCGGAGCTATTCTGAATTTTGATAGTTCCTGAAAGCCATTATTTAAATATTGAAAAATTAACTCTTTCAACTAGTTTGTTTCTGGAATTTTCCTGATTTTAACTACTATTATTATGAACATTAAACAAAAAGCAAAAAGTTTCTATTTGCTGCTACTAACAATGTTGGGGCTCATTGTTGGCAGTAGCGTCCACGCCCAGACCGTATCCGGTACGGTTACATCCAGTGCAGACGGGAGTCCGTTGGCTGGAGCTACTGTATTGGTGGAGGGTACGACTGTCGGTGCTTTTACCAATGCCGATGGTAAATACTCTCTCAATGCAGGTGACAATGCAAACCTCATTTTTTCTTTTGTTGGTTTCACAAGGCAAACGATTGCCGTAAATGGACGCACCGTTATCGATGTGGTGATGGAAGCAAATGAATCAACACTGGAAGAAGTTGTCGTGGTAGGTTACGGTACCGTAAAGAAGAAAGATCTTACGGGTGCAGTATCATCTATTAAGGCAGAGGACTTCAACGCAGGTATCATCATCGCTCCTGACCAGTTGGTACAGGGTAAAGTCGCAGGTGTTCAGATTATGAACAATAGCGGTCAGCCTGGTGGTACTGCTACCTTCCGTATCCGTGGTAATGCTTCTGTTCGTTCCGGTAACCAGCCGCTTTTCGTAGTGGACGGTGTGCCTTTGGATGGCAGAACAGCGAGACCTGACATCGGTCTTTCTGGTGTAGGAGCATCTCCTTCTTCAAACCCACTCAACTTCATCAACCCTAATGATATTGAGTCTATTGATGTATTGAAAGATGCTTCAGCAACAGCTATCTATGGTTCACGTGGTGCAAATGGTGTGGTAATTATCACTACCAAAAGAGGTAAAGCAGGCGCTCCTTCTGTAAGCTACAATGCTTCTGTGGGAGTAAGCTCCATTCTGAAAAGACTGGATGTACTTACCGGTGATGAATATCGTAAGACACTTGCTGATTACGGCCTTACAGGTGGTGATTTTGGTGGCAATGAAGATGCGCTGGGGGCTATCCTCCGCAATGGTATTACCCAAAACTATAATGTTTCTATCAATGGTGGAAACGATCAGGGCAGATACCGTATTTCTACCAGCTACCTCGATCAGCAAGGGATTATTCAGAAGAGTGGGTTGAAAAAATATACCAGTAGCTTCAATGGATCATACAATTTCCTGAATGACCGTTTGACTATTGATATGAATTTGCTCGCTTCTCACAACAAAGAGCAGATCGCCCCGATTGTGAATGATGCCGGATTTACAGGCAGTCTTATTGGCCAGGCGCTTCAGTGGTTCCCTACAAGACCGTTGAGAAAAGCGAATGGTGATCTGGACATTGAGTTGGGTTCTACTACCATCAATCCCCTTGCCATGCTTGAGGCCAATGATGACGTAGCTAACACCACCAATATTCTGGGAAGTATTTCTCCTTCGTTCAAAATTACAGATAAACTGCAGTATCGTTTTCTGTATAGCATCAACCACGGGTTAGGTATCCGTAAGTCTCAGACCGCTTCCTGGATTAATATTCAGGGGGTAGAAGGAAGAGGCTGGGGTGCTTTCTCAAATAATGAACTGACTACTCAGCAGTTTACTCATACCCTTTCCTACAATACCTCTATCGGCTCTAATGTCGATCTGAATGCAGTTGCCGGGTATGAATATATGAAATTTGAAAACCGCGGTATGCGCCTTTCAGGCCAGGATTTTCTGACAGATGAGCTGCCTTATAACAACATTCTGCAAAACTCATCTCAAAGCAGCCGTAATATCAGCTCATTTGCTGACCCAACCT
The Bacteroidia bacterium DNA segment above includes these coding regions:
- a CDS encoding LacI family DNA-binding transcriptional regulator yields the protein MQKRQITLADLAKELGISTATVSRALKDYPDISNETKQKVIALAEKLHYRPNTLAAGLRKRESKIIGVIIPDIVSHFFSSVINGIMDIAYQEGYRVMICQSNESFEKEVADAQALLTSRVDGVLVSIAHETKSFDHFTEFKDLGIPVVFFDKVPIEEFKDASKVVVDDFMGAYTTVEHMILQGCKRIAHFRGPLIAYTSFNRFEGYKQALADYGIPYDESLVFACEDISFEEGQRFCHQVISSDNPADAIFAVTDMVALGALVTARDAGLKIPEDLAIAGFSDWLIASIIAPPLTSVAQPSHEMGQTATTLLLEEINANKNNIPFSFKTVVLKTDLMVRASTRLK
- a CDS encoding SusC/RagA family TonB-linked outer membrane protein; this translates as MNIKQKAKSFYLLLLTMLGLIVGSSVHAQTVSGTVTSSADGSPLAGATVLVEGTTVGAFTNADGKYSLNAGDNANLIFSFVGFTRQTIAVNGRTVIDVVMEANESTLEEVVVVGYGTVKKKDLTGAVSSIKAEDFNAGIIIAPDQLVQGKVAGVQIMNNSGQPGGTATFRIRGNASVRSGNQPLFVVDGVPLDGRTARPDIGLSGVGASPSSNPLNFINPNDIESIDVLKDASATAIYGSRGANGVVIITTKRGKAGAPSVSYNASVGVSSILKRLDVLTGDEYRKTLADYGLTGGDFGGNEDALGAILRNGITQNYNVSINGGNDQGRYRISTSYLDQQGIIQKSGLKKYTSSFNGSYNFLNDRLTIDMNLLASHNKEQIAPIVNDAGFTGSLIGQALQWFPTRPLRKANGDLDIELGSTTINPLAMLEANDDVANTTNILGSISPSFKITDKLQYRFLYSINHGLGIRKSQTASWINIQGVEGRGWGAFSNNELTTQQFTHTLSYNTSIGSNVDLNAVAGYEYMKFENRGMRLSGQDFLTDELPYNNILQNSSQSSRNISSFADPTSELQSFFGRANVNIQGKYLLTATVRADGSSKFGDNNKYGVFPSFAAAWNLANEDFLSGSPFESLKLRAGWGKTGNQEFPAGASQERYGFGNNGVFNGLENVANPDLRWETSTTLNLGLDFSVANGRLYGSLDFFNRSTTDLLFNFETIQPAPAGRYWVNLDGEVVNSGFEFLVNTFIISKDNFSWEVGVNGAFLKNVLTNYVGPTVLTGALHGQGITGSTVQRLENDQPLNSFYVREWNGIGENGLDNLTDGGNTLYFLGDPNPDILLGITTSLTAGKLSANVNFNGAFGHQIYNNTANTILPIGNLNSGRNIAASLLDVANQENLSNSIKSSSRYLESGDYLKLTNATISYNLGDLFNGYVKGARVFVTGQNLFVLTNFTGFDPEVNVDKQVSGVPSFGIEYAVYPSARSIIAGVSFSF